Proteins from a single region of Syngnathus typhle isolate RoL2023-S1 ecotype Sweden linkage group LG10, RoL_Styp_1.0, whole genome shotgun sequence:
- the LOC133160560 gene encoding uncharacterized protein LOC133160560 isoform X7 → MTTEASAVSEADTEGKQKASAAEPEPENKQSPEAAASEPEGEQSSKKGQAAEPAADAASSPEEEQLKPRTRTSAGKGLSRLFSSFLKRRSQCSEGEGFEAEKASEEKQDKEEQAGKAEEEKEEEKVKAEEKNAVLEEEPDSKEVKRSEEKPQKEEKKTEPEKLEKKGSKKKKKESKKKTEERDAEKVKTAEEEKKEEEQDEKKEEERIEEPKEEAKVEDAVEIEEEKLETKEVKRTEDKCTETEPEKEEEKVDKKGAKKKEKEEKVKKREEEKVKKKAEEEEKARKREEEKEKKREEEKAKEAEKAKKKEEERAKKKEEEEKAKEEKKKKEEEKLKEAKRKEEEKLKEAKKKEEEKLKEAKRKEEEKLKEAKKKEEEKLKETKKKEEKSKDAQKKEDETSTEARTKEEETPKKKDEEKLKEGQKKEEEKSKEPKKKEEKAKKKADDKKEEDKGKKKVKKGKKEEEKAQKVKAPIAAPEPELKTEPETEQAPDQHSISSAEMQPAQEEPKEEATIKEEPEKEEDAEVDEKEAKADEEPKEEKPAKEKKTEKKGDDAKGSKRQKTIQCKVTLLDDTQYECELDKHAKGQELIVKVCENLNLLEKDYFGLAHWETPTCKTWLEPAKEIRKQVPGAVYNFTFNIKFYPPDPAQLTEDLTRYYLCLQLRKDIMSGVLPCSFVTLSLLGSYTAQSELGEYDPELHGADYVKDLSLAPGQSKELEEKVMELHRTYRSMSPAQADMLFLENAKKLSMYGVDLHQAKDLDGVDITLGVCSGGLMVYKDKLRINRFPWPKVLKISYKRSSFFIKIRPSEQEQYESTIGFKLPNYKASKKLWKVCVEHHTFFRATTTEPSSSRRFPVLGSKFRYSGRTQAQTRQASSMIDRPAPRFTRSASKRLSRNLDGDKSLWSITASTRCEVDDWSSMLVSENPYPSLEFLAKGESEGTFSHSWNIQAGSRPWWDLCSDAELRTRKEDEWSTLVDRDPPFSFSPSFDFVERPAKLSLASMSSIDRLSQPAQERHHDWFLYFDPIPNRSLYKHVDKPQPQLLDEETMSEEEELTEEEVIERLEEMMIMVEKLEEMEDIERRLKKVKDLEERLQEVEIMSDKIQEVIEEELGEQEVALLKDEELQKESKAITRTVLKNSVMTVMNLNEGDVKDELEEQIKEVFLKGLLDDDDDAKNSIDGHVFEYSLREKVRQIGEEWKDLMEDKASSQVAYQTEVRTKTVSFEDQTSQRLDSVEHTLLKIISEKTGETGVTIEILVERAEEEDTEDKNGSSRDKEKDIWSVLFDRPPYTPVIKPSVTSVKDVTLEEGEFFTSKLVITADKKVLREEQPLEDIPSPRTILEREDDWFVLLDAVRRFVKAVTLKEPDQTEAEGLLSMVEKDDEIREVQIEEAEISEEAPTYRREIQQQSVKERDDDRFVLLDVVSKESTFVAPVAVDVSTKEDVTVDMRYEPVDVVVIEEPKINEDLSVNEVTKMSRGGREIDDDWFLLLDVVSKEPQFVPPVTWIHTYSEKRISAVIEKRMEVVVEETSRKMYPEVKIFPSVIKRDDDWFLLLDVIPKKTTFIPPVALPMKAKISPDVGPVIEIKDIEMKPVPVSLDQMSPSQIQPEKDDDWFAVFDAVREPAVVFLPDTSVEITPATRKPFEAEVLTTVTRTWDTVIIGENSRFDETPSSETRPLVPTSTQKEDDWFQLFPKQTILEKTVPVPSVAMVKNVEVVTVAKEIKQNARVEETRPLVKLVERKPQPRELDDDWFVFLNAVKVPAAEPIRKYPTVAPSEAFTVKENKSLPRFTVVEQKWMKEQPLQTGRKMDDDWFTLLDVAPKKTVPERLRYVAAVPRKRTSESKTRISIVERPQFEKQIRQERRPLKYTHVHDDWFVLLDVSRRKPVPTTQRSTRPVSAPVFSQAALAEAGIPMAPFDQLQTSTPIRTAIKEERNLEVTLEVVEPSKIEDKSAVWTDQRNDSSLTLSINGDIQSEVTSGELVQLRKRRDKKIEGGSIYMRHSLLMLEEFDKPQEDLLRHHASISELKRNFMESLPESRPSEWEKRLSTHSPLRTLGVNGQPGADGGAVDGTEEDKESTLSISQTSETISGTSVTTTTTHISKIVKSGSSETRVEKRIVITADSDVDQDKGKDGGASAL, encoded by the exons ATGACAACAGAAGCCAGTGCCGTGAGCGAGGCGGACACTGAAGGCAAGCAGAAGGCTAGCGCCGCTGAACCCGAACCTGAGAACAAGCAGAGTCCAGAGGCAGCGGCATCGGAGCCGGAGGGCGAGCAGTCCAGCAAGAAGGGGCAGGCCGCTGAGCCCGCCGCCGATGCGGCTTCCTCCCCCGAAGAGGAGCAGCTGAAACCTCGCACCAGAACTTCTGCCGGCAAAGGCCTCTCTcgtctcttttcctctttccttAAGCGCCGCTCGCAGTGCTCGGAAGGAGAAGGCTTTGAGGCAGAGAAAGCCAGCGAGGAAAAGCAAGACAAAGAAGAACAGGCTGGGAAAGCggaggaagagaaagaagaagaaaaagtgaaAGCTGAGGAGAAGAATGCTGTCCTAGAGGAGGAACCCGATTCGAAAGAGGTCAAACGGAGCGAAGAGAAACCGCAAAAGGAGGAAAAGAAGACTGAGCCGGAGAAACTTGAGAAGAAAGgtagcaagaagaaaaagaaagaaagcaagaagaaaactgagGAGAGGGATGCTGAGAAAGTGAAAACCgcagaggaggagaaaaaggaaGAGGAGCAAGACgagaagaaagaggaggagaggaTAGAGGAGCCCAAAGAAGAGGCAAAGGTAGAGGACGCTGTGgaaatagaagaagaaaaattggAAACAAAAGAAGTTAAGAGGACCGAAGATAAATGCACTGAAACGGAGCCcgaaaaggaggaggaaaaggTTGATAAAAAGGGAGCcaagaaaaaggagaaggaggagaaggtgaagaaaagggaagaagaaaaagtgaagaaaaaagcagaggaggaagaaaaggcaaggaagagggaggaggagaaggagaagaagagagaggaggagaaggCAAAGGAGGCAGAAAAAgccaagaagaaggaggaggaaagggccaaaaagaaggaggaggaggaaaaagcaaaggaggagaaaaaaaagaaagaggaggaaaaaTTGAAGGAGGCTAAAAGGAAAGAGGAGGAAAAATTGAAAGAGGCCAAAaagaaagaggaggaaaaaCTCAAGGAGGCCAAAAGGAAGGAGGAAGAGAAATTGAAAGAGGCCaaaaagaaggaggaggaaaaattgaaggagacaaaaaagaaagaagaaaaatcaaaggACGCCCAAAAGAAAGAAGACGAGACATCGACGGAGGCCAGAACAAAAGAAGAGGAAACACCGaagaagaaagacgaggagaaaTTAAAAGAGGGCCAAaagaaagaagaggaaaaaTCGAAAGAGcccaaaaagaaagaagagaaggCAAAGAAAAAGGCAGATGATAAAAAGGAAGAAGACAAAGGGAAGAAAAAggtgaaaaagggaaaaaaagaagaagaaaaggctcAAAAAGTCAAAGCACCAATTGCTGCCCCAGAACCGGAACTGAAAACTGAGCCAGAAACTGAACAAGCTCCCGATCAGCACTCAATCAGCAGCGCAGAGATGCAG CCAGCTCAGGAGGAACCCAAGGAAGAAGCCACAATCAAGGAGGAGCCCGAGAAAGAAGAAGATGCAGAAGTGGACGAGAAAGAAGCAAAGGCAGATGAAGAGCCCAAGGAGGAAAAGCctgcaaaagaaaagaagacgGAGAAGAAGGGTGACGATGCCAAAGGCTCCAAACGACAGAAAACCATTCAGTGCAAAGTCACGTTGTTGGATGACACTCAGTACGAGTGTGAGCTCGAT AAACACGCTAAAGGACAGGAGCTCATCGTTAAAGTGTGCGAGAACCTCAATCTGCTGGAGAAGGATTACTTCGGCCTTGCTCACTGGGAAACACCAACCTGCAAG ACATGGCTGGAACCCGCCAAGGAAATCCGCAAACAGGTGCCAGGTGCTGTCTACAACTTTACTTTCAACATAAAGTTCTATCCACCTGACCCGGCACAACTTACCGAAGACCTCACAAG GTACTATTTGTGTCTTCAGCTGAGGAAGGACATCATGAGTGGGGTTCTTCCATGCTCCTTTGTCACCCTGTCCTTGCTGGGATCTTACACAGCACAGTCAGAACTGGGTGAATATGACCCGGAACTCCACGGAGCTGACTATGTTAAAGATCTTAGTCTGGCTCCTGGACAGAGCAAAGAGTTGGAGGAAAAGGTGATGGAGTTGCATCGTACATATAG GTCAATGAGTCCAGCCCAAGCTGATATGCTGTTCCTGGAAAATGCCAAGAAACTTTCAATGTATGGTGTGGACCTTCATCAAGCCAAG GATCTCGATGGTGTCGACATTACACTTGGAGTTTGCTCCGGTGGTCTGATGGTTTATAAGGACAAGCTGAGAATCAACCGTTTCCCTTGGCCAAAAGTTCTCAAGATCTCTTACAAACGCAGCAGCTTCTTTATTAAAATCCGGCCGTCTGAG CAAGAACAGTACGAAAGCACAATCGGCTTCAAGTTACCAAACTACAAAGCTTCGAAGAAGTTATGGAAAGTTTGCGTTGAACATCACACCTTCTTCAG ggcaaCAACAACCGAGCCTTCCTCGTCGCGTCGTTTCCCCGTCCTGGGGTCCAAGTTCAGGTACAGCGGACGCACCCAGGCCCAAACCCGGCAAGCCAGCTCCATGATCGACCGCCCCGCCCCTCGCTTCACACGCTCTGCCAGCAAACGCCTCTCCCGCAATTTAGATGGAG ACAAAAGTCTCTGGAGCATCACGGCATCGACCAGGTGTGAGGTTGATGACTGGTCGTCGATGCTCGTTTCTGAAAACCCCTACCCTTCCCTAGAATTTCTAG CTAAAGGTGAGTCTGAAGGGACGTTTAGTCACTCCTGGAATATTCAGGCGGGCAGTCGGCCGTGGTGGGATCTCTGTTCCGATGCAGAGCTCCGGACGAGAAAAGAAGATGAATGGTCTACCTTGGTGGACCGAGATCCTCCTTTCTCATTTTCTCCATCTTTCGATTTTGTAGAAAGGCCAG CTAAGCTCAGCTTGGCATCAATGAGTTCTATTGACAGGCTGTCGCAACCAGCACAGGAACGACATCATGATTGGTTCCTCTACTTTGATCCAATCCCCAACCGTTCCTTGTATAAGCATGTCGATAAACCTCAGC CCCAGCTCCTGGATGAGGAGACTATGAGTGAGGAAGAAGAGCTGACAGAGGAGGAAGTCATTGAGAGGCTAGAGGAGATGATGATTATGGTGGAGAAGCTAGAAGAGATGGAAGACATAGAGAGGAGGCTGAAAAAAGTTAAAGATTTAGAAGAGCGACTCCAAGAAGTAGAAATCATGTCTGATAAGATCCAAGAAGTGATAGAAGAAGAATTAGGCGAACAAGAAGTCGCCTTACTAAAGGATGAGGAACTACAGAAAGAAAGTAAAGCCATAACACGGACTGTGTTGAAAAATTCCGTGATGACCGTGATGAACCTGAATGAGGGCGACGTGAAGGATGAATTAGAGGAGCAAATCAAAGAGGTGTTTTTAAAAGGCCTTTTGGACGATGACGACGATGCTAAAAATAGCATAGATGGGCATGTGTTTGAATATAGTCTGAGAGAGAAGGTACGTCAGATAGGAGAGGAGTGGAAAGATCTGATGGAGGACAAGGCTTCTTCTCAGGTAGCTTATCAGACAGAGGTCAGGACAAAGACAGTTTCTTTTGAGGATCAGACATCGCAGAGGCTTGATTCGGTGGAACATACACTTCTGAAGATCATTTCAGAAAAGACTGGTGAGACTGGAGTGACGATAGAAATACTGGTGGAAAGAGCTGAGGAGGAAGATACTGAGGACAAAAATGGATCTTCACGAGACAAAGAGAAAGATATTTGGTCCGTGCTTTTTGACCGTCCACCGTACACGCCCGTTATCAAACCGTCAG TTACATCGGTGAAAGACGTTACGTTGGAGGAGGGTGAGTTTTTCACTTCCAAATTAGTGATTACAGCAGATAAAAAGGTCTTACGAGAAGAACAGCCTCTAGAGGACATTCCATCACCACGGACTATTCTAGAAAGAGAAGATGACTGGTTTGTGTTGCTGGATGCCGTCCGCAGATTTGTAAAAGCAG TTACCTTGAAGGAACCAGACCAGACGGAAGCAGAAGGTTTGCTCTCTATGGTTGAAAAGGATGACGAGATTAGGGAGGTGCAAATTGAAGAGGCAGAGATAAGCGAAGAAGCGCCGACGTATCGTCGAGAAATCCAACAACAGTCGGTGAAGGAACGGGACGATGACCGGTTTGTGTTGCTGGATGTTGTTTCCAAAGAAAGCACTTTTGTAGCACCAG TTGCTGTTGATGTTTCGACTAAAGAAGACGTGACAGTTGATATGAGGTACGAACCCGTTGATGTTGTGGTCATCGAAGAGCCAAAAATAAACGAGGATTTAAGCGTGAATGAAGTCACAAAGATGTCACGAGGTGGAAGAGAAATAGATGACGATTGGTTTTTACTGCTGGACGTTGTCAGCAAAGAACCGCAATTTGTACCGCCAG tgACGTGGATTCACACTTACTCTGAAAAAAGAATTTCTGCTGTGATTGAAAAAAGAATGGAGGTTGTAGTCGAAGAGACTTCTAGGAAAATGTATCCCGAGGTGAAAATATTCCCCTCAGTCATCAAAAGAGATGACGACTGGTTTTTACTGCTGGATGTTATTCCGAAAAAAACGACTTTTATACCTCCAG TTGCCCTACCAATGAAGGCTAAAATCTCTCCAGATGTCGGACCAGTGATTGAAATAAAAGACATAGAAATGAAACCGGTTCCGGTTTCTTTGGACCAGATGAGCCCATCTCAAATCCAACCAGAGAAAGACGATGACTGGTTTGCGGTATTTGATGCCGTTCGGGAACCAGCCGTTGTATTTCTACCAG ACACCTCTGTTGAAATTACTCCAGCTACAAGGAAGCCCTTTGAGGCTGAGGTGTTAACCACTGTGACTAGAACATGGGACACGGTGATAATTGGTGAGAACAGCAGGTTTGATGAGACACCAAGTTCAGAAACGAGACCGCTTGTACCAACATCAACTCAAAAAGAAGATGATTGGTTTCAACTGTTCCCAAAACAAACCATCCTAGAAAAGACAGTTCCTGTACCATCAG TTGCCATGGTTAAGAATGTCGAAGTTGTGACCGTGgctaaagaaataaaacaaaacgccAGAGTAGAAGAAACGAGGCCGCTGGTGAAGTTAGTTGAAAGGAAACCTCAACCGCGAGAGTTGGATGATGACtggtttgtgtttttaaatgcgGTAAAAGTACCAG CGGCCGAGCCTATCCGAAAGTATCCTACCGTAGCTCCATCTGAAGCTTTTACAGTTAAAGAAAATAAGTCGCTACCGAGATTTACTGTGGTGGAACAGAAGTGGATGAAAGAGCAGCCACTTCAAACAGGGAGAAAGATGGATGATGATTGGTTTACTCTTCTAGACGTGGCTCCTAAAAAAACAG TCCCCGAACGGCTCAGATACGTGGCAGCAGTTCCACGGAAGAGAACTTCAGAGAGCAAAACAAGGATTTCTATTGTTGAGCGACCCCAGTTTGAGAAACAGATCCGGCAAGAAAGACGGCCTCTCAAATATACTCATGTCCATGATGATTGGTTTGTTCTACTTGACGTTAGCCGTCGAAAGCCAG TGCCGACCACACAGAGAAGCACCCGTCCCGTCAGCGCTCCAGTCTTCTCCCAAGCTGCTCTGGCTGAGGCCGGAATTCCAATGGCACCctttgaccagctgcagacCTCCACTCCGATCAGGACTGCAATCAAAGAGGAGAGGAACCTCGAGGTCACTTTAGAAGTTGTCGAACCATCAAAAATCGAGGACAAG TCAGCAGTATGGACTGACCAGAGAAATGACTCctcactgacactttccatcaATGGGGACATTCAG TCTGAGGTGACGAGCGGAGAATTGGTGCAATTGCGAAAG AGAAGAGATAAGAAAATTGAGGGTGGCTCAATTTATATGAGACATAGCCTTTTAATGTTGGAG GAGTTCGACAAGCCTCAGGAGGACCTGCTCAGGCATCACGCCAGTATCAGCGAGCTGAAGAGGAACTTCATGGAATCTCTGCCGGAATCCAGGCCGAGCGAATGGGAGAAGCGTCTGTCCACGCACTCGCCGTTGCGTACTCTGGGTGTCAACGGTCAGCCCGGTGCAGATGGG ggtGCAGTTGATGGAACAGAAGAGGACAAAGAAAGCACATTGTCCATTTCGCAGACCTCCGAAACCATCAGTGGCACCTCCGTCACTACCACCACTACACACATCTCAAAG ATTGTGAAAAGTGGCTCCTCAGAGACTCGTGTTGAGAAAAGAATCGTCATAACTGCCGACAGTGACGTTGACCAGGATAAG GGGAAAGATGGTGGTGCTTCAGCATTGTAA